The sequence ATGGAGAGGTTTTGTCACAATACGGGAAGCTGATTTGGGAGACGCGTAGAGACGGAGAGCGAGCTAAATCTTACTTTGACCAGGCTGTGTACGCCTCTCCCAATGACTGGTACGCATATACATACACGATTATACGTATACAGCAAGTATTAAGTGAAATATGTGTGAATTGAAGTTTGTTGTGAATGTGATGTGTGTACAGCATGGTATTGGGATCATATGCGAACTTTCTGTGGGAAACAGAGGAAGACGAAGAGGATGAGGAAATCAATGAAAGATCTGAAGCTTCACCGGCTATGGTGGCTGCTTTTTAGCACAAAACTTCATTTTGATAATTAATTGGTAATTAATTATTGCTAACCTAATTAAGGTCAAGATGATATATACATGTGACCGTACGTAATGATACATGTCATGTGTGACTGTTTGTATCCAAATAAAAGCTACTGGGACAGTTGGACGATCTAGTCTCTAGAATATgagaaaaaatagagagaggGAGTGGGTAATCTCTTCTTGTGTTTGCGTTTAAGCTTTCTTGGTAACTACTAATATGTACAGTTTAATCATTTTGGTTGGATTGACAAGCCTTTTGTACTGTTCCCAAATGTGCATGTACTTTTGATCGATtttactatatcaaaaattttgaTTCAATTGTTTAGATTGTGTTTAAATTCTTAACCTAaatacaccaacaatattgttctaTTTGGATTCACTAAATCACTATAAATATATCGGGTCAGTCAGGTTTTGTTCTCATGGGTCATCATTAGTGGCAAGTAAGGTTTTGTTCTCATGGGTCATCATCAGTGGCAGATCTAAGATCCGAACTCATTGGAGACACAACTAAGCAGTGGGGTTCAGGGGTAGCGTCccgaaaaaattatttttgagaTTATTTATATGGTACAAAAATAATCACTAATAATAGTTTTAAGgaataaaatatacatttttatttGTCACAATTATTCTCACGAGTTTGTTTTATTAGAATATGATTGATAATAGTTACAACCAAAATTTTTCTATGAAACATATAAGATAATCCTTTAAAAATTAGTGACTCATCCGATTGCACAAATATGGCTTGGCAATGTTCATTCTTGAAAAAAACATCTTTCTATACTTGTCGTTGTTGTAGGCAAAATCATTGTTAACTTCAAAAGTCGATAcaccaagcaaaaaaaaaagtttctttgTTTGCACTAGCAATCTAGAAAGATCACCAAGCTCTTTCAACTGATTGAATTTGTCATATGTCCGTACATCTGCAATGTATATCTCTAGTTAACACTCAAAAATCATGCATATTTCTTCAATGATAGATAATATTGTTTACCGTGTGCGAGTTCCTCTAGGCTCGGGTAATAGAGACCAAGATAGCCTGGGCCACtaagttgaaaaggttgaatGAGTTAgaatagaggagattttcactgTTTCATATAGGTTGGGTTTAGGTATTGGAGGCCTTAAGATATAACCATTGGGGgcacattttcttttatatataagtataacTAAAAAAATTCACTGCCCCAGTCACTTTTAAGTTGTTCTGCCACTAGTATTTAGGTTCAAAAACGCAATTCTTAATAAAAGATGATCTGAGATTTGCTTATAACCCACTTGGCCGAGTTATATTATGACAAATCGATGTGATAATAGTCTTTTGACACATTGTTGATACGAAAAACCAATTGATTCATCCGATCTCATGACTTTGTTTCCACAATGAAGGCTAAAAAAGGATGACAACTAAGTAGTTGAATTGTTTGTTCGTGTCACATTCACATACCTACTTCTTGTGTAGTCATCTCGACATGAATTTGTGAATatgcacatgcatgcatgttcggACATTGCGTGGACATTATGCATTGGAAACAACAGCCTTCACTTTCTCTTTGGGAGTTGTCAAAGCTCTTCGAGTTCCCGTATGTATTAGTTTGTTTATGGTCTTCTTGGCAGGACTAGCAATGCTTATCATGTTTGGAGGACACTTGGCCTTCTcctctgttttgtttttcattccaTCATGAGCCATGGGCTTTGAACAACACACACCCAtctgaaataattttataccaatcaatattaattataatttaggaaaaattaattaattaaactgcTAGCTCAATTACCTTCTCCGTCTTAAGATTTTGATCTGCTATTTTTTGAGGATATAAAGCTGATGCCTTGAATGAAGTGGAACTCTTTTGAGGCTTCTTGTCCTTCAATTCCTCTGCCTGCTGCTCCTACATTCAATAATTAGTACACAAGTTGTTGTTTCCTTCGAACATTCGATATAGGTCTAAATTCGGACCCTTAGGTCCGAGCACACAGAAGCTTCAatatatctaataaattaaaccaatcTAAAAAACAAGAACTAAATTAATGAATAGGATTTTGTTCTTAACCTTGGCAGTGAATATCTTGTATCTGCTCTTAACCTCCTTGGCTTGAACTTTATCCTTATTTTTCACACCACTCTGTCATATACAATTAGACAAAAGCAAAACAGGACAAATTTTATCATATAATTTTAATGTCATGAACTTAACGAATGCATATACGCTGCCGTTTCCGAAGTGTTTGGTGATAGGGCGTGCATCCGCGTTTTCCGCTAGCGGGAAACGCTGATACACTCTCAAACAAACGTACCCTTAATTATATATCTTAGAGACCTGCAGAACCAGAATCACTCAATTTTTTCAGTAACACTTGATGTATCTCACCTTTGTTTTTTGGGTAGCAGCCGTGGTAGTATTTGCAGGCTTTGGATTACCAACTTCTCCAACACAGGTAGAAGAAGATTTCGCTCTTCAGTGGCAATGAAAAATCATCATTTATATAGGTTTTGGTTCCATATATAATTATTCAATAGTCATTAATTGGAACTTACTTGTAATTCAAGCTAAAGGATTTGGATAATTTGGGCTGTGACTCCTTtgaaactcctttctctctaACAGTGCTACTTCTTGTGTCAACTGCTGAAGACAAATCCACTGATGGTCGACGTCTTTCCCTCGTCGATACTCTCTTCTCAGTTTCCAatgaaaatggttttggaactgTGGATTTAGCAGTAGTACTCCTGGATCTGATGCTGATGGgggtttgttttggtttcttgGATGATTCTATTGATGGTTTCCTTTCTTCAATCACCAAAATGACTTTGACCATTTCATTGCCTTCTTCTGTAGCCTCCACTACTTCTTCAaggatttgttttgttttcagtGCTTCTTGTTCCATGTCCAAGGATGGAAGAGTAGTACTACtgccacacaaaaaaaatatatatatatatgtagaaagCTATGAATTCAGAGAAGTACCATTCAAGTTACCAAATGCACACTAAAAAGTGCGACTAGAGACACACCTGGAGAGTGGAGAGTACTCTTTGTATTTCCACTCCTATTCTGGGTTGAATTgcatttgatatatatatatatatacacactcacacacacacacacaaattgATATGCATGGCTAATTAGCAAGTGGCAAAGGATTTTCACTATCTTACAAGCAGAAACTCTGATACATGCATTTGACTTTCATATTCAATTGTATCTGgtgctatatatgtatatatccaGTAATCCTACTATAAGTTGGAGGCCGGCAGCTGCTTATCCATCATCAATCTTGTCCTCCACAGACAGACAGACATTCAAGTTATCCAAACTTAAATGCCAGGCCTGCCAATACTCATTGGCTATTTCATCTTTGGCCAAAAACACTTGGTCACCTTTTAAAATAATAAGCTGAATTGGTGCCAAGGCAAACAAACCTCAAAATGTGTGGGCTGAATGGACCACCTTTTGGGCTTGCTGGCCGTAGCTTATAAAACTACTAAACATCATCTCCACGTGCTAGTATGATTAGAGCCTCGAAGAAAAAAGCCTTTGGAAAGTGAAATTCCAAGCACAGGTGAAAACTGATAGGCGAGCTTGCCCTTGTTTGAGGAAATAAAAACTCGACTTGGAATTTTGGGTGCTAGGTCGCATGAGAGGGAAACTGACCGAGTCAAAGGTCAATGAAATTAGGGGTTGCAAAAAACCGATTTTGGGCCGATTTCTATTTGGATAATAGTACATgtttatgaaaatatttatatgtacaGATTAAGGCCTTGTTTGGCAGAACGgaaatcttgattttcaatgctagcggaaatgctgtgaaaaatatgttgagcttaaagctgtgaaatatgctgtgaggtgtttggtgaactaaaaactgacgctagcggaaaaactgttgaaataaagtattataatattagttttttatattaaaattaatctaataaatataattctgattaaaattaattttaagtattaattaataaatatttttaattattaattaataaaatattaatatttctttattttaattattataactgttaaaatatttttgtagtattataactgttaaaatattttaagtattaaaattgttttaatacgtaatctaataaatataatttatattaaaattaataaatataatttattataaaaaaaattaagtatattagaaaactatatatataatattaaatagaaaactgtatatatattagtaaaattgtggggcccacattaattattataaaaacttAAAGACATAATCATTACGTGGGccccacaattaaaaaaattttaaaaaaaaaagtgttagcAGATCCTCCTATAGAAGCTCCTAAATGGAGCTTCTTATATTGCAGCGGAACCGCTGCAAAATGTGCAGCGGAAATGGAGACAGCGGGGTGCAGCGGATCCGGCGGATCCGCTGCACCAAACAAGCAGTAAATTTCAGATgcacttaattgaccaaacccggaTTAATTTAAATCCAGACAAATAAATTGGACAACAATCTAATTAGCATTAGGATCCGAACGAGTAAATCGAACGatatttatgtgtttagacCCATACCCGATTTTAAACCGgataaaattttgtgtttggacttggatttcgtacatataacttatgttcaaacttggtttaattcgagttgaacaaattcaatcattcaaaccggacagagttttgccacccctaaaTAAAAACATCTCCAGCCAAGCTTAGCTCATTTCCAATACTGAGTAAACGGGAATGAGATATCCAATATTTCAGTTCAATCACCGAGTAGGGAGGACAGAGAGAGGAATGAAACTATTGAGGAATATCTTTTCAAATAAAATATACTAAACAATGATATACATACACGTCACTAAGATTGAGGACTGTTTCTTGCGATTCAGAAAACATAGCCCACTTTACTGAACACTTCCATGAATGAACCCCTTCCTCCGATAGCTGCAGCATTGGCCATGGAAACCAAGAGTATGACAGCTATGCGTTGCACTTTATCAGTTTATCTGATGCCAACCTATACAGAAACGAAGTTCTCATGTCTCACAGGACAGGAGATCGAGACCCATGTACAACCGCAATGCTCAGCCTGTGGAATGCTACGATTTACACTTGCCCATTAATGTAGGGGTAACGGAGACAATGCCAATTAGGAACAGAGTGGCAACGGAGCGGAAGTTGTATAGATCCCCAAGCGATTGCAGCTCACCAAGAGCTAATCCAGCCTGCATAACAACGAGAGTGACTCGGTTATGTTTAGTTTAGAATGCACCATTGCCATTGTTATCTACTAAACAATATAAGACTCAAAACATGTTTGACAATAAATTTTGCCAAAATATCAAATGAATAGAGCAAATATTCTACACAACTAGAAATTGCAGGTCATCATGTACATTACCCTGACAGTGACATAAGCAGCAGGAATAAGTCCAATGACGGTTGCCAGGAAGAAAATGTGATAAGGTACATTGACTATTGGTGAAGCAACGTTAATAAATGTATTCGGCAAAGTTGGAGTCAATCTTAAGAAAAGCATGTAGTTCAACAGGCTCTCCCTTCTTTGAGCCACCTGAgagttgaacaaaaaaaatttaagatttgGCGGCTTatacaagaaaagaaacaagaggGAGAAGTTAAACTTCACCTGTGCTTGGAAGAAACTCAGCTTGTCGGGCCAAAGAGAGAAGAGGAGGGGACGTCCAATCAGTTTTGATAGGAAATAGCAAGAAGAAGCGCCTGTAGTAGCTGTGAACACAACTAGAGCTACCCCTTTGAATACTCCAAAAAGTGAACCAGCAAGTAATGACATGAAAACGGTCCCTGGAATCATGAAAGTCTGCATGAAGATGTAGACCACACAGTATCCCACCAGGACTTGCGCAGTATAGTCACTTGTGTAGTTGTCAAGGTGATCTCTACAAAAAAAGCACCCAACAAATTATTATAAAGACAGAGAAGCAAACCATAAGTTTTGCGGATCCATAACAATGCAGAGACAGCAATTCAAAGGAAACAAGGCATAAAATATGCAACATGAAACAAAATCAACTACTAAAAACTCCTGGCATACTAAGAAAGCACCGAAAGAGAACTTGATTGCATATACCAACTCACTCACAGAAAGTAATAGAACCTTAATCCAGCTTAAGCAAAAAATATCTTCAAACCCTATGTTGGCCATGCAACCTTTCAAGCTGATAATACATTTTGTACCGGGTGGATAAGACATCCTCAGAATCACAATACTAGGTTGCCAATGAAACATTaactatgatgatgatgattatactATGATAACAATCATTATACTTAAACATGTGTTTCTTAGACATTAACTTTCTTGGTTACCACGGACACAAATCTTCTTCCATACTAACATATCAAAAATTCACAATTCCACACAGAAGCACCCACAAGATCCAAATTGGATCCATAGTAGACACAACTAACTATCTTAAAAGAACCACTTTATTCTCAGTTGATGCCACCGTAACATTGTGCATAGCAAAACCATATCTTTGAAAAAAGGTGTCAAATAGGCTTGAGAAGGCAAGTAGATGCTTGGGATTGCCAGGAAAACATTCACATCCATGAAATCTTACAGACAGGGTTTACGAGTTGTTCCCAGATGTAACTGGATCCATCAGTATTCTTCTTCCAAGAGGAACCATTAAAACAATATTCTTGTCCAAAAAACTATTTGACAAACCCTTTTCTTTTAACCTTCTGCTTCTATTTCTATATCATCCAATCCCCTAATCTACTAATCCCAATTTGTCAAACTCAGCAAAGAAATGCTGAATTACATATACGGGTGAACAAAGATAAatccaacaaaaaattattgggttaatttatTGGGCAGCTTAGGAGCCGAAGGAAATAtgtctttcaagtttcaaggtTAGACTTATCAAATATAGTATCAACACTCCTCAAATAGAATATCATGAAGTGTGTGCTCCATCTcaataaaaccaaaacaaagGCCATCTAAATGTAATTCGAGCATCAAAATCAACTAATTTCAATCAAACACCATAAGTAAAACGGAGAATACCCAAATGTTTCCCAAGAAAACGCATCCTTTGAAAAGCACAGTCAACTTGAAAGCCACAAGGTACAATCAACagattgaaaaagaaaacccaaaactaTCTTCTGCTCAGAATTCCATTATAGCACAAAAGCCATCCCATTTTCAACCCTAATGAACCATTAATTAAAATCGAACCCcaataacaaaacaagaaaaaaaagagggatACCCCTGAAAGAGAGAACATATAAGAGTCTACCTGAGGATTTGAAGATCTTCTAGGGTACGAGGCAGCTTGAGGAAGCTGTAATCCGATGCAGGCATGGTCAGGTAAACCCCAAGAAGACCCATTACAAATCCCAAGACGACCACGGAGGCCACCGCCATTTCCCAAAAGCTCAATGGGAACTTGGATCCCACCCTTACTTCCTCtctctccgtctccatctttttctctcaaattcccTTCCTTTTTTCCCTCACtttcccttttccttttcctttcctatgagagagaaagaggagaaaccCAAGCGTCCCCTTCTTTCCTTCGGCAGCAGAAGTTCTGCTGCACCTCTTCTTCGATGTCTTTAATTCCGGAGAAGATAGTTCTTGTAATTACGTAAAAGAGAGATCCAAGACACAGAATATTCCCTCCAGGGAGATTAAATCCGAAAAGGTAATGAATGTTgaataaaatacaaatacaaaaaccTAAATATTGAGTATTTGTTCCTTACTTAAATAGTATCTCTTATGTTGTTTTCCCCACTTTtttaaacaaataacatatcttATTgcctattatttaattaaaatattagagATAAGTCACTCAATCAAAAGTTTTCTTCCAATAAGAACAATCTAATGagttttatttcatatgttccataaagattaaaacaatattcataaatgacaaaaattaaaagttgaacaagataacctaaaaaaaacttcagaaaaaaatgaaaaacctagcaacttatcAAAATGACCCCGAGAGCAATCCCATTGTCACGTGGGCGTgggcttcttcttcctctcattttctctctcttcttcttctttcacgtTGATCATCGGAAGTTGGCCATTCAGCCATCGTTTTTGACAAACGAACTATCGAAATGAAGCTTTAGATCAGCCCAACCAAATCTCAGTCATCACCGACAGTCGATTATCATTTGAGTCGTTGGAAAAGCTTCATGAAATCACTGTCACCATTTTGGAAAATAGCTCAATTCGGCCAACACCGACGACCATCAACTTCACGGACCAAGGAATATCACATTTGAGATTTTATTAAAGACatttaacattttaacaagacatataacatttagcaagacaaataacattatgacagatttcaaattaatcgaaacagataacataacACTTGCAATTTACAGATCCCAAATCGAAAccaaaaaatcacgaaaatcaccatagaaactgtcgaaaataatgatgtgatacAGATCAAAGGAAAATAACAACATCTACAAGCCTTGtgatgagtatgagtagatctagttcgaatataaagaaaattgggatgaaaaatcattaaaaaaataccGTAGAGTTGTCGAATAAGCCATGAGGGGCGGAGACGAAACTTTCGGTGGCAGAGATGAAACTTCCGAAGGAGGTCAGAGATGAAACACGCTCAGgaggcatgtgtcatgtttgatgatgaagatgagggtattttagacaataaaatcatatattttaattttttgtctttttatgaaataatgttttaaattttatggaTTTTATGGAACACAACATATTTGGCTTTCCTTAttagaataaaacttttaagattTGGTTGTCCTTATTAGCATAAAACTTTTAAGTGAAGGAGTTATCACTAATTTCCCAAAAGTTAataaacatttattttattgacaaaaatatcTTCATCTTTCCCATTTGATACCCTTATGTTCTCGATCTGTTCGAAATAATTTTTTCACAAGAGTCGATCTTCTCTACGAATCTAATCCCTTATTCTTCTATACCAAGGGATCTTCTATACTTATTTGTtccgaaaatgacatgtagtccatcaatttggtagcccatgggagtccaacaggtttatttgattgatttaatcaatagaatagttttattttcactcttttatcccagaattcattgtccaaaatttattattttagtatagattatattgatttttaaaGCATAGTCtacaattcattgttttagttctgaattcatttgtttttgaaatttcattgaaaaaaataatggaattaagatttactcgataaaatcttgttagaaagagttttatgtgctgattctgaatatgtaattttttttttaaaatttaacatgtattttgagagttaaaacgttttaaaatttcgtttaagatacTTGAGCTATCACTATATGGGTTACATAGCACTATTGTATTTGTTCTCTTATTCTTACATTGAATCAATCGAACATACCTAACGAGGCTTCTATATCTAAGGTCATTTGTTTGATTGAATATTGGATTTCTAAGGACGTCGTATTGTTAATTGATGCATTAACAGAGAACCTCTGTCAGAGAAGAGATGCATGAACTGACATAATAAATCCCCAAAGAACGACGTCGCTTCTTGAAGTGCACAACAATACGACGTCGTTTGGCTTACAGagctggtaaaaaaaaaaaacgtgccTACGAAGCTGTAAAAAACAAACGGGCGATTGCGGAAATCGACGAACTCGCGCGGAGAGGAGGCCGTTGCTTCCAACTTTAGAAGAGAAGTAATAgtttatttttgagaatttttttaaaaaattattgatatcaaaatagagaaaagtgggggcattttttaaaaaatg is a genomic window of Tripterygium wilfordii isolate XIE 37 chromosome 16, ASM1340144v1, whole genome shotgun sequence containing:
- the LOC119980458 gene encoding uncharacterized membrane protein At4g09580-like, with amino-acid sequence METEREEVRVGSKFPLSFWEMAVASVVVLGFVMGLLGVYLTMPASDYSFLKLPRTLEDLQILRDHLDNYTSDYTAQVLVGYCVVYIFMQTFMIPGTVFMSLLAGSLFGVFKGVALVVFTATTGASSCYFLSKLIGRPLLFSLWPDKLSFFQAQVAQRRESLLNYMLFLRLTPTLPNTFINVASPIVNVPYHIFFLATVIGLIPAAYVTVRAGLALGELQSLGDLYNFRSVATLFLIGIVSVTPTLMGKCKS